In the Kaistella sp. 97-N-M2 genome, one interval contains:
- a CDS encoding DUF5103 domain-containing protein has translation MKYLQIFLLFACIALSGQQIRSVQLFNPKTNDETPVIGFNEQLILKFDDLSNSSTIYRYTLKHFDRNWQDDGLFFTEYANGSLNALIDQFQYSFNTLQPYTNYTLTFPNRKIQPKISGNFEIVVYLDSADKPLFTKRFCVVEGGANLALNITRTADARNPEINQRVEVQAVGNNASLIQNVNSVSLNVVQNNNWNIALFNQRPSATLGNKLLFQQINLAFPGNNEFYYFDNKDMNQAFDMVSGVERIENQNFTYLYPVWAFPLSYQYQPDVNGAFYFRRNDLGIERDADKEGDYSWVYFALESEKTDKEIYVLGSFNDFIPSNVNKMTYDEKSKSLVARIYLKQGFYNYILATKNTDGSLNFGEINGNFWQTENLYQAFLYYRPFGRNYDGLIGYGEFRAPVR, from the coding sequence ATGAAATATTTACAAATCTTCCTCCTCTTTGCATGTATCGCTCTTTCGGGGCAGCAGATCCGAAGCGTGCAGCTATTTAATCCAAAAACCAACGACGAAACTCCCGTTATCGGCTTCAACGAACAGCTGATCCTGAAGTTCGACGACCTGTCCAATTCCAGCACCATTTACCGGTACACGCTGAAACATTTCGACAGAAACTGGCAGGACGACGGTCTTTTTTTTACGGAATATGCGAACGGAAGTCTGAATGCCCTGATCGATCAGTTTCAATATTCCTTCAACACGCTGCAACCGTACACGAATTATACTTTAACTTTTCCAAACAGAAAAATTCAACCTAAAATTTCGGGAAATTTCGAGATCGTGGTTTATCTGGATTCGGCGGATAAACCTTTGTTCACGAAAAGATTCTGCGTTGTGGAAGGCGGCGCCAATCTCGCGCTGAATATTACACGAACCGCCGATGCGAGGAATCCGGAAATTAACCAGCGCGTGGAAGTTCAGGCTGTTGGAAACAACGCGTCTTTGATCCAGAATGTTAATTCGGTAAGTTTAAATGTGGTGCAGAACAACAACTGGAATATCGCGCTTTTCAATCAACGGCCCAGCGCCACTTTAGGGAATAAGTTGCTGTTTCAGCAGATTAATCTTGCGTTTCCGGGAAACAACGAGTTTTATTATTTCGACAATAAAGATATGAATCAGGCTTTTGACATGGTTTCGGGTGTAGAACGCATTGAAAATCAAAACTTCACCTATCTTTATCCGGTTTGGGCTTTTCCGTTGAGCTACCAATACCAGCCCGACGTGAACGGCGCCTTTTATTTCCGCAGAAACGATCTGGGAATCGAGCGCGATGCCGATAAAGAAGGCGATTACTCCTGGGTTTACTTCGCCCTGGAGTCGGAGAAAACGGATAAGGAAATTTATGTTTTAGGAAGTTTTAACGATTTTATCCCGTCCAACGTAAACAAAATGACCTACGACGAAAAGTCCAAAAGTTTAGTCGCCAGAATTTATTTGAAACAGGGATTTTACAACTACATCCTGGCCACGAAAAATACGGACGGTTCTTTAAATTTCGGAGAAATCAACGGGAATTTCTGGCAGACGGAAAATCTGTACCAGGCATTTTTATATTACCGTCCTTTCGGCCGAAATTATGATGGATTGATTGGTTACGGGGAATTCCGCGCACCGGTGAGGTAA
- the hemH gene encoding ferrochelatase, with product MSQKGILLVNLGSPRSTKVEDVKEYLDEFLMDEKVIDYRWFFRALLVRGIILNTRPKKSAEAYKTVWTDEGSPLIFITERIKKKLEKVVDVPVEIGMRYAEPSIETGIRKLTEQGVTEIVLFPLYPQYAMSTTETVIEKAEEVRKKYFPDIKINYIQPFYNREIYIDCLAESIREKLPEHFDALQFSYHGVPERHIYKTDPTNTCNLNDCCSREDNPSHQFCYRHQCFKVTEEVIKKLNLPKEKVMVTFQSRLGNDKWMEPYTDETLEGLGKKGIKNLAIVCPAFVSDCLETLEEISVEGKEQFEHGGGENFHYIPCLNDEDRWIEVVKTLCEEKLHDFYLV from the coding sequence ATGTCGCAGAAAGGAATTTTGCTCGTAAATCTCGGTTCGCCCCGATCAACAAAAGTAGAAGACGTAAAGGAATATCTTGACGAATTTTTGATGGATGAAAAAGTGATCGATTACCGCTGGTTTTTCCGGGCTTTGCTCGTTCGCGGCATCATTTTGAATACACGTCCGAAAAAATCTGCCGAAGCGTACAAAACCGTGTGGACCGACGAAGGTTCGCCGTTAATTTTCATCACTGAACGCATTAAGAAAAAGTTGGAAAAAGTGGTCGACGTTCCCGTGGAAATCGGAATGCGCTACGCGGAGCCCAGCATTGAAACCGGAATCCGCAAACTTACAGAGCAAGGCGTTACGGAGATTGTTTTGTTCCCGCTTTATCCGCAGTACGCGATGAGCACAACGGAAACGGTGATCGAGAAAGCTGAGGAAGTTCGGAAAAAATATTTCCCCGATATTAAAATTAATTATATTCAGCCATTTTATAACCGCGAAATTTATATCGACTGCCTGGCAGAAAGCATCCGGGAGAAATTACCGGAGCATTTCGACGCGTTGCAGTTTTCTTATCACGGCGTTCCCGAGAGACATATCTACAAAACGGATCCAACGAATACGTGTAACTTAAACGACTGCTGTTCGCGCGAGGACAATCCGAGTCATCAGTTCTGTTACCGCCATCAGTGCTTTAAAGTAACGGAAGAAGTGATTAAAAAACTGAATTTACCGAAAGAGAAAGTGATGGTAACGTTTCAGTCCAGATTAGGAAATGACAAATGGATGGAGCCGTACACGGATGAAACTTTGGAAGGTTTGGGCAAAAAAGGCATTAAAAATCTGGCGATCGTTTGTCCGGCTTTTGTATCGGATTGTCTGGAGACGCTGGAGGAAATTTCGGTGGAAGGAAAAGAGCAGTTTGAGCACGGCGGTGGAGAAAACTTCCATTACATTCCGTGCTTAAATGACGAAGACCGGTGGATCGAGGTAGTGAAAACGCTGTGCGAAGAAAAGCTGCACGATTTTTATTTGGTATAA